In Aegilops tauschii subsp. strangulata cultivar AL8/78 chromosome 3, Aet v6.0, whole genome shotgun sequence, one genomic interval encodes:
- the LOC109777477 gene encoding beta-glucuronosyltransferase GlcAT14A, whose protein sequence is MSRASWLLACSPCAGLALLAALTTGLLVLGYASSSFLRDPAYGYDDPYSPDAADAASTAPPATVPRRGAGYPPVLAYYISGGHGDSVRMTRLLKAVYHPRNRYLLHLDAGAGAYERARLAGYVRSEQPFLEYGNVHVVGKGSPVDGRGASVVAAVLRGASVLMRLGADWDWLVTLAATDYPLVSQDDLLYAFSTVPRDLNFIDHRMDSETAPVVVLDQNLLQNTNAEISFSSGHRPKPDAFELFKGSPWTVLSRAFAEHCVVAPDNLPRTMLMYFSNALNPMEFYFQTVMANSAHFKNSTVNHTFRIAVPETAPPHRSRYDAVVSSGAAFAGRFGDDGDEALLQRIDEELLRRPLDGVTPGRWCAGSDEQAAGEECSVGGDIDVVRQGEAGQRLASLMAGLVGAGP, encoded by the exons ATGTCTCGCGCTTCTTGGCTCCTGGCGTGCTCCCCGTGCGCCGGGCTCGCGTTGCTAGCCGCGCTCACCACCGGCCTGCTGGTCCTCGGCTACGCGTCGAGCTCCTTCCTCAGGGATCCGGCGTATGGGTACGACGACCCCTACAGCCCGGACGCCGCCGACGCTGCGTCGACGGCACCGCCGGCGACCGTCCCGAGGCGCGGGGCCGGGTACCCGCCGGTGCTCGCGTACTACATCTCCGGCGGGCACGGCGACTCCGTCAGGATGACGCGGCTGCTCAAGGCCGTGTACCACCCGAGGAACCGGTACCTGCTGCACCTGGACGCCGGCGCGGGAGCCTACGAGCGGGCGCGGCTAGCCGGCTACGTCAGGTCGGAACAGCCGTTCCTCGAGTACGGGAACGTGCACGTCGTCGGCAAGGGGAGCCCCGTCGACGGCCGCGGCGCGTCCGTCGTCGCCGCCGTGCTCCGCGGCGCCTCCGTTCTCATGAGGCTTGGCGCCGACTGGGACTGGCTCGTCACGCTCGCCGCCACGGACTACCCGCTCGTATCGCAGGACG ACCTTCTCTACGCCTTCTCCACCGTGCCGAGGGACCTCAACTTCATCGACCACAGGATGGACTCCGAGACCGCGCCGGTGGTCGTGCTGGACCAGAATCTCCTGCAGAACACCAACGCCGAGATCTCCTTCTCGTCGGGGCACCGTCCAAAGCCTGATGCGTTCGAGCTCTTCAAAGGTTCTCCCTGGACGGTACTGAGCCGGGCCTTCGCGGAGCACTGCGTGGTGGCGCCCGACAACCTCCCGAGGACGATGCTCATGTACTTCAGCAACGCCCTGAACCCCATGGAGTTCTACTTCCAGACGGTCATGGCCAACTCGGCGCACTTCAAGAACAGCACCGTCAACCACACCTTCCGGATCGCCGTCCCGGAGACCGCGCCGCCTCACCGGTCGCGGTACGACGCCGTGGTGAGCAGCGGCGCGGCCTTCGCCGGCCGGTTCggtgacgacggcgacgaggcgcTGCTGCAGAGGATAGACGAGGAGCTGCTCAGGCGACCGCTTGACGGCGTCACGCCGGGACGGTGGTGCGCCGGCAGCGACGAGCAGGCAGCGGGCGAGGAGTGCTCCGTCGGCGGCGACATTGACGTTGTCAGGCAGGGCGAGGCGGGACAGAGGCTGGCGAGCTTGATGGCCGGCCTTGTCGGGGCCGGACCGTGA